From one Rosa rugosa chromosome 4, drRosRugo1.1, whole genome shotgun sequence genomic stretch:
- the LOC133743833 gene encoding increased DNA methylation 1-like isoform X2 translates to MKRKRASAMASSSSSSTVKPSRFPEEESVRCWESETASSNRTRPQIQSRSRKGSKTRNINDVLKDERSKISGINRILGTPIPVSNNLTWRLLKSHMRIESYYGTKLHSALNAIHECFEPSKDPYTNRDIAEDIVFDLESDSELNLRGFYTVVLERRDDVDGHEEMIGAATVRINKGVAEVPLVATRPQFRRLGMCRILMNELENRLMEFGIER, encoded by the exons ATGAAGCGGAAGCGAGCCTCTGCTATGGCTTCCTCCTCATCGTCGTCTACCGTGAAACCCTCACGCTTCCCTGAAGAAGAATCAGTCCGGTGTTGGGAGAGCGAAACGGCGTCGTCAAACAGAACCCGACCCCAAATCCAATCCAGATCAAGAAAAGGATCGAAAACAAGAAACATCAATGATGTCTTAAAAGATGAAAGATCCAAGATTTCTGGGATCAACCGGATTTTGGGGACACCCATTCCCGTGAGCAATAACCTGACATGGAGGCTTTTGAAATCTCACATGCGAATTGAATCTTATTACGGCACCAAGCTCCACTCCGCTCTCAATGCCATCCACGAGTGTTTCGAGCCTTCCAAAGACCCCTACACCAACAGAGACATTGCTGAGGACATTGTCTTCGACTTGGAATCCGATTCCGAGTTGAATTTGAGAGGGTTTTACACTGTGGTTTTGGAGAGGAGAGATGATGTTGATGGTCATGAGGAGATGATCGGTGCCGCCACGGTGAGGATCAATAAGGGAGTGGCTGAAGTGCCACTCGTGGCGACTAGGCCTCAGTTTAGGAGACTTGGGATGTGCAGGATTTTGATGAATGAGCTCGAAAATCGGCTCATGGAATTCGGCATTGAGAG ATAG
- the LOC133743833 gene encoding increased DNA methylation 1-like isoform X1: protein MKRKRASAMASSSSSSTVKPSRFPEEESVRCWESETASSNRTRPQIQSRSRKGSKTRNINDVLKDERSKISGINRILGTPIPVSNNLTWRLLKSHMRIESYYGTKLHSALNAIHECFEPSKDPYTNRDIAEDIVFDLESDSELNLRGFYTVVLERRDDVDGHEEMIGAATVRINKGVAEVPLVATRPQFRRLGMCRILMNELENRLMEFGIER from the exons ATGAAGCGGAAGCGAGCCTCTGCTATGGCTTCCTCCTCATCGTCGTCTACCGTGAAACCCTCACGCTTCCCTGAAGAAGAATCAGTCCGGTGTTGGGAGAGCGAAACGGCGTCGTCAAACAGAACCCGACCCCAAATCCAATCCAGATCAAGAAAAGGATCGAAAACAAGAAACATCAATGATGTCTTAAAAGATGAAAGATCCAAGATTTCTGGGATCAACCGGATTTTGGGGACACCCATTCCCGTGAGCAATAACCTGACATGGAGGCTTTTGAAATCTCACATGCGAATTGAATCTTATTACGGCACCAAGCTCCACTCCGCTCTCAATGCCATCCACGAGTGTTTCGAGCCTTCCAAAGACCCCTACACCAACAGAGACATTGCTGAGGACATTGTCTTCGACTTGGAATCCGATTCCGAGTTGAATTTGAGAGGGTTTTACACTGTGGTTTTGGAGAGGAGAGATGATGTTGATGGTCATGAGGAGATGATCGGTGCCGCCACGGTGAGGATCAATAAGGGAGTGGCTGAAGTGCCACTCGTGGCGACTAGGCCTCAGTTTAGGAGACTTGGGATGTGCAGGATTTTGATGAATGAGCTCGAAAATCGGCTCATGGAATTCGGCATTGAGAG ataG